From Acanthopagrus latus isolate v.2019 chromosome 22, fAcaLat1.1, whole genome shotgun sequence, the proteins below share one genomic window:
- the fam49a gene encoding protein FAM49A isoform X2, whose protein sequence is MGNLLKVLTREIENYPHFFLDFENAQPTDMERDVWNQVNSVLQDSESILLGLQAYKGAGQEIRDAIQNPNDFMQQERAWNSVCPLVIKLKKFYSFSLRLEEALQSLLECLTCPPFTPTQHLEREQALAKQFAEILHFTLRFDELKMRIPAIQNDFSYYRRTISRNRINNMNLDIESEVNNEMANRMSLFYAEATPMLKTLSNATTNFVTENKTLPLENTTDCLSTMASVCKVMLETPEYSSRFSSEDTLLFCMRVMVGVIILYDHVHPNGAFNKSSKIDMKGCIKVLKDQPADNVEGLLNALKFTTKHLNDESTPKNIRTMLQ, encoded by the exons ATGGGTAACCTGCTAAAAGTCCTAACAAGGGAAATAGAGAACTATCCACACTTTTTCCTGGACTTTGAAA atgcaCAGCCGACAGACATGGAGCGTGATGTGTGGAACCAGGTGAACTCGGTCCTCCAGGATTCTGAGAGCATCCTGTTGGGTCTGCAGGCGTACAAAGGCGCCGGCCAGGAGATCAGAGAT GCAATTCAAAACCCGAACGACTTCATGCAGCAGGAGCGAGCCTGGAACTCCGTCTGCCCGCTGGTCATCAAGCTCAAGAAGTTCTACAGTTTCTCTCTCAGACTAG aggaggccCTGCAGAGTTTACTGGAGTGCCTCACATGTCCGCCCTTCACGCCCACTCAGCACCTGGAGAGGGAGCAGGCGCTGGCCAAACAGTTTGCTGAGATCCTCCACTTCACTCTGCGCTTTGACGAGCTGAAG ATGAGAATTCCGGCCATTCAGAACGACTTCAGCTACTACAGAAGAACCATCAGTCGAAACCGGATAAACAACATGAAT CTGGACATTGAGAGTGAAGTCAATAATGAGATGGCCAACAGGATGTCTCTGTTCTACGCTGAAGCCACGCCCATGCTGAAAACACTCAGCAACGCAACCACGAACTTCGTGACAGAG aacAAGACTCTTCCACTGGAGAACACGACAGACTGTCTCAGCACCATGGCCAGCGTCTGTAAAGTCATGCTGGAGACACC ggagtATTCGAGTCGTTTCAGCAGCGAGGACACGCTCCTGTTCTGCATGAGGGTCATGGTCGGAGTCATCATTCTCTATGACCACGTCCATCCCAACGGTGCCTTCAACAAGTCCTCGAAGATAGAC ATGAAAGGCTGCATAAAAGTCCTGAAGGACCAGCCGGCAGACAACGTAGAAGGCCTCCTGAACGCCCTCAA atttacCACAAAACACCTGAACGACGAGTCCACTCCGAAGAACATCCGGACGATGCTCCAGtaa
- the fam49a gene encoding protein FAM49A isoform X1, whose translation MGNLLKVLTCTELEQGPNFFLDFENAQPTDMERDVWNQVNSVLQDSESILLGLQAYKGAGQEIRDAIQNPNDFMQQERAWNSVCPLVIKLKKFYSFSLRLEEALQSLLECLTCPPFTPTQHLEREQALAKQFAEILHFTLRFDELKMRIPAIQNDFSYYRRTISRNRINNMNLDIESEVNNEMANRMSLFYAEATPMLKTLSNATTNFVTENKTLPLENTTDCLSTMASVCKVMLETPEYSSRFSSEDTLLFCMRVMVGVIILYDHVHPNGAFNKSSKIDMKGCIKVLKDQPADNVEGLLNALKFTTKHLNDESTPKNIRTMLQ comes from the exons ATGGGGAACCTGTTAAAAGTGCTCACTTGCACAGAGCTTGAACAGGGGCCAAACTTTTTCCTTGACTTTGAAA atgcaCAGCCGACAGACATGGAGCGTGATGTGTGGAACCAGGTGAACTCGGTCCTCCAGGATTCTGAGAGCATCCTGTTGGGTCTGCAGGCGTACAAAGGCGCCGGCCAGGAGATCAGAGAT GCAATTCAAAACCCGAACGACTTCATGCAGCAGGAGCGAGCCTGGAACTCCGTCTGCCCGCTGGTCATCAAGCTCAAGAAGTTCTACAGTTTCTCTCTCAGACTAG aggaggccCTGCAGAGTTTACTGGAGTGCCTCACATGTCCGCCCTTCACGCCCACTCAGCACCTGGAGAGGGAGCAGGCGCTGGCCAAACAGTTTGCTGAGATCCTCCACTTCACTCTGCGCTTTGACGAGCTGAAG ATGAGAATTCCGGCCATTCAGAACGACTTCAGCTACTACAGAAGAACCATCAGTCGAAACCGGATAAACAACATGAAT CTGGACATTGAGAGTGAAGTCAATAATGAGATGGCCAACAGGATGTCTCTGTTCTACGCTGAAGCCACGCCCATGCTGAAAACACTCAGCAACGCAACCACGAACTTCGTGACAGAG aacAAGACTCTTCCACTGGAGAACACGACAGACTGTCTCAGCACCATGGCCAGCGTCTGTAAAGTCATGCTGGAGACACC ggagtATTCGAGTCGTTTCAGCAGCGAGGACACGCTCCTGTTCTGCATGAGGGTCATGGTCGGAGTCATCATTCTCTATGACCACGTCCATCCCAACGGTGCCTTCAACAAGTCCTCGAAGATAGAC ATGAAAGGCTGCATAAAAGTCCTGAAGGACCAGCCGGCAGACAACGTAGAAGGCCTCCTGAACGCCCTCAA atttacCACAAAACACCTGAACGACGAGTCCACTCCGAAGAACATCCGGACGATGCTCCAGtaa
- the fbxo16 gene encoding F-box only protein 16 isoform X3 — MMLSVIKQCAQVFAERRSLLAKWFDRWSDSQRKAVLQDLVLSCSSEQLVFLSLSVNRRLPLQAADFTCMLPRALCLYIFSFLDPRSLCRCARVSWHWRSIVELDQLWMPKCLRLGWCISFSPTAFEQGVWKRHYIQTVQELRLASLQTSWSQQPVAVPHVSAISSAHEDPSEPDLLGEEHPASGTLPFRNISKKRQQSAPPPWRDSDRHPKDTLRFNYLDNLDPTEPVQKGQMNIRASTCCSNQWKPDDGSRKSLSEAHYKLRKAKSLMFLSSNSRPQEHPPPPPPPPQCRPSWATCSHDHPVTKETASSLLHLARWNAGIHPGPARPAVPRLSVEALRASQRSHRSTPSTPLFEVQPWTVFSSHR, encoded by the exons tttgacAGGTGGTCCGACAGTCAGAGGAAGGCGGTGCTGCAGGACTTGGTGCTGAGCTGTTCCTCAGAGCAGCTGGTGTTCCTGAGCCTCAGCGTCAACAGACGGCTccccctgcaggctgcagactTCACCTGCATGCTGCCCAGAGCGCTCTGCCTGTACATCTTCTCCTTCCTGGACCCTCGCAGCCTCTGTCGATGTGCTcgg GTGAGCTGGCACTGGAGGAGCATCGTAGAACTGGACCAGCTGTGGATGCCGAAGTGTCTAAGGCTCGGCTGGTGCATCAGCTTCTCCCCCACAGCCTTTGAGCAGGGCGTCTGGAAGAGACACTACATCCAGACTGTGCAGGAGCTGCGACTCGCCTCACTGCAG ACCTCCTGGTCCCAGCAGCCAGTAGCAGTTCCACATGTATCAGCCATCAGCAGTGCACATGAAGACCCGTCAGAACCGGACCTCCTCGGGGAGGAACATCCAGCATCCGGCACCCTGCCATTTAGAAACATCTCCAAGAAGAGGCAGCAGTCTGCACCGCCTCCGTGGAGAGACTCGGACAGACATCCTAAAGACACGCTACGCTTCAACTACCTGGACAACCTGGACCCGACAGAACCAGTCCAGAAAGG GCAGATGAACATCAgagcctccacctgctgcagtAACCAGTGGAAGCCAGACGACGGGAGCAGGAAGTCGCTGTCTGAGGCACATTACAAACTACGCAAAGCCAAATCGCTG ATGTTCCTCAGCTCCAACTCAAGACCCCAagaacatcctcctcctcctcctcctcctcctcagtgtcgACCCTCCTGGGCGACCTGCAGTCATGACCATCCCGTCACCAAGGAGACGGCCAGCAGCCTGCTCCATCTGGCCCGCTGGAACGCCGGGATTCATCCGGGACCAGCGAGGCCGGCGGTGCCTCGGCTGAGCGTGGAGGCGCTCAGGGCGTCGCAGCGTTCACACCGGAGCACTCCCA GTACGCCGCTGTTTGAGGTTCAGCCCTGGACCGTGTTCTCGTCACACAGGTGA
- the fam49a gene encoding protein FAM49A isoform X3: MERDVWNQVNSVLQDSESILLGLQAYKGAGQEIRDAIQNPNDFMQQERAWNSVCPLVIKLKKFYSFSLRLEEALQSLLECLTCPPFTPTQHLEREQALAKQFAEILHFTLRFDELKMRIPAIQNDFSYYRRTISRNRINNMNLDIESEVNNEMANRMSLFYAEATPMLKTLSNATTNFVTENKTLPLENTTDCLSTMASVCKVMLETPEYSSRFSSEDTLLFCMRVMVGVIILYDHVHPNGAFNKSSKIDMKGCIKVLKDQPADNVEGLLNALKFTTKHLNDESTPKNIRTMLQ; the protein is encoded by the exons ATGGAGCGTGATGTGTGGAACCAGGTGAACTCGGTCCTCCAGGATTCTGAGAGCATCCTGTTGGGTCTGCAGGCGTACAAAGGCGCCGGCCAGGAGATCAGAGAT GCAATTCAAAACCCGAACGACTTCATGCAGCAGGAGCGAGCCTGGAACTCCGTCTGCCCGCTGGTCATCAAGCTCAAGAAGTTCTACAGTTTCTCTCTCAGACTAG aggaggccCTGCAGAGTTTACTGGAGTGCCTCACATGTCCGCCCTTCACGCCCACTCAGCACCTGGAGAGGGAGCAGGCGCTGGCCAAACAGTTTGCTGAGATCCTCCACTTCACTCTGCGCTTTGACGAGCTGAAG ATGAGAATTCCGGCCATTCAGAACGACTTCAGCTACTACAGAAGAACCATCAGTCGAAACCGGATAAACAACATGAAT CTGGACATTGAGAGTGAAGTCAATAATGAGATGGCCAACAGGATGTCTCTGTTCTACGCTGAAGCCACGCCCATGCTGAAAACACTCAGCAACGCAACCACGAACTTCGTGACAGAG aacAAGACTCTTCCACTGGAGAACACGACAGACTGTCTCAGCACCATGGCCAGCGTCTGTAAAGTCATGCTGGAGACACC ggagtATTCGAGTCGTTTCAGCAGCGAGGACACGCTCCTGTTCTGCATGAGGGTCATGGTCGGAGTCATCATTCTCTATGACCACGTCCATCCCAACGGTGCCTTCAACAAGTCCTCGAAGATAGAC ATGAAAGGCTGCATAAAAGTCCTGAAGGACCAGCCGGCAGACAACGTAGAAGGCCTCCTGAACGCCCTCAA atttacCACAAAACACCTGAACGACGAGTCCACTCCGAAGAACATCCGGACGATGCTCCAGtaa